A region of Candidatus Defluviilinea gracilis DNA encodes the following proteins:
- a CDS encoding M42 family peptidase, giving the protein MPTSPTPPFKLLEKLCNVIAVSGDESEVRKIVLDEIKDYADDVRVDALGSVLATRLGRGAKRVKVMLDAHMDEVGLMIVAEDGEGIYRFEEIGGIDPRHLVGKQVYVGKERAPGVIGGKPIHLMESGERTRKVPIDALRIDLGLAGKAKVGDRAGFATKFRRVGPSIMAKALDNRIGVATLIELFKHAPSNIDLCAAFTVQEEIGLRGAKVTAQYFNPDLAIAIDSTPANDLPNFDGNENTTYNTKLGLGPAIYVADGSTLHDPRLVRFLQTVAASAKIPYQLRQPGGGGTDSAAIQRALAGIPTVSVSVPHRYTHSPVSLSRVDDWKNTLALLHTALKKITVDLIGKR; this is encoded by the coding sequence ATGCCAACCTCCCCAACCCCTCCCTTCAAACTGCTCGAAAAACTTTGCAACGTCATCGCGGTCTCTGGCGATGAAAGCGAAGTGCGCAAGATCGTCCTCGATGAGATAAAAGACTACGCGGACGATGTTCGAGTGGACGCGCTAGGCAGCGTCCTTGCGACCAGGTTGGGGCGGGGAGCGAAGCGTGTGAAAGTCATGCTCGACGCGCACATGGACGAGGTCGGCTTGATGATCGTCGCTGAGGATGGCGAAGGCATCTATCGTTTTGAAGAGATTGGCGGCATCGATCCGCGGCATCTTGTGGGCAAGCAGGTGTATGTCGGCAAAGAGCGCGCGCCCGGCGTGATCGGCGGCAAGCCCATCCATTTGATGGAGTCGGGTGAGCGCACGCGCAAAGTTCCCATCGACGCGCTGCGCATTGATCTCGGACTCGCGGGCAAAGCGAAGGTTGGCGATCGCGCGGGCTTTGCGACGAAGTTTCGCCGCGTGGGTCCTTCGATCATGGCGAAGGCGCTTGATAACCGCATCGGCGTTGCCACATTGATCGAGTTGTTCAAACACGCGCCGTCGAACATTGATCTGTGCGCGGCATTCACGGTGCAAGAGGAGATCGGTCTGCGCGGCGCGAAAGTCACGGCGCAATATTTCAATCCCGATCTTGCGATTGCAATTGACTCGACGCCTGCGAACGATCTGCCCAATTTTGACGGGAACGAAAACACGACCTACAACACCAAACTCGGACTCGGTCCCGCGATTTATGTTGCGGACGGTTCGACTCTTCACGACCCTCGGCTGGTTCGCTTTCTTCAAACGGTCGCGGCGTCTGCAAAGATTCCATATCAACTCCGCCAGCCCGGAGGAGGCGGCACAGACTCCGCCGCGATCCAGCGCGCGCTCGCGGGAATCCCGACAGTTTCCGTTTCTGTGCCGCATCGCTACACTCATTCGCCCGTCAGCCTCTCGCGCGTGGACGATTGGAAGAACACTCTGGCGTTGTTGCACACGGCATTGAAGAAGATTACGGTGGATCTGATTGGGAAAAGGTGA
- a CDS encoding Type 1 glutamine amidotransferase-like domain-containing protein, whose translation MNGLIALVGAGEYLPVMEEVDRYLLSSVNSKTPRVVCLPTAAGQEGDESVNRWSRMGMEHFQKLGADAQALRIIDKESANDPQFDSALENADFIYFSGGNPLYLFQTMQGSRAWASMKKAWSKGAVYAGCSAGAMILSKRVPSFRLAQNVDGFGVIPAQFILPHFDEMPLVFKPMIFALRKGLKKGERMLGVDENTALVGALRLRSSTSAQGGEWKVMGRGTVHLITRDKDKVFKVGETVPLN comes from the coding sequence ATGAACGGACTCATCGCCCTCGTCGGCGCTGGTGAATATCTGCCTGTGATGGAAGAGGTGGATCGCTATCTGCTGTCTAGCGTCAACTCGAAAACACCGCGCGTCGTTTGTCTTCCCACCGCGGCAGGGCAGGAAGGCGACGAGAGCGTCAACCGCTGGTCGCGCATGGGAATGGAACACTTCCAAAAACTCGGCGCGGATGCGCAGGCTCTCCGCATCATTGACAAAGAGTCCGCGAACGATCCGCAATTTGACTCGGCATTGGAAAACGCGGATTTCATTTATTTCTCTGGCGGCAATCCGCTTTACTTGTTTCAAACCATGCAAGGCTCGCGCGCATGGGCGTCCATGAAAAAAGCGTGGAGCAAGGGAGCGGTCTACGCGGGCTGTTCGGCGGGAGCGATGATCCTCTCGAAGCGCGTGCCGAGTTTTCGATTAGCTCAAAACGTGGATGGGTTTGGCGTCATCCCCGCGCAGTTCATTCTTCCGCATTTCGATGAGATGCCGCTCGTGTTCAAGCCAATGATCTTTGCCTTGCGAAAGGGACTCAAGAAAGGCGAGCGCATGCTCGGCGTGGATGAAAACACCGCCCTCGTCGGCGCCCTTCGACTGCGGTCTTCGACCTCCGCTCAGGGCGGCGAATGGAAAGTGATGGGTCGCGGCACAGTCCACCTCATCACCCGCGACAAAGACAAAGTTTTCAAAGTCGGCGAAACCGTGCCGCTCAACTAA
- a CDS encoding M42 family metallopeptidase produces MKPLLKQLTEIFGPSGYEENIRKLVRAEVKPLADEIKVDALGNLIARKRPSKYTKDTKKIMIAAHMDEIGLMVSHIDENGFARFSNIGGVFGRYVLGGRVRFLNGTAGVIGFDRFDKMNEVPPLDKIYIDVGATSKKDCPVKVGDVAAFDRSFVEMGDRLVAKSMDDRVGVLVAIETLRALKSTPHDVYFVFTTQEEVGTRGAGTSAFGIDPDLGIAVDVTAAADTPNALKMEMKLGKGPCVKFQDGGMIADPRVVKWMIRTAEKSKIPYQREVLLFGSTDARAMQLTRAGVPAGCLSIPVRYVHSPSEMVDYNDVQNSVKLLTALLRAKVELSG; encoded by the coding sequence ATGAAACCTCTCCTCAAACAACTCACCGAAATCTTCGGACCATCGGGTTACGAAGAGAATATCCGCAAGTTGGTGCGCGCGGAAGTGAAGCCGCTCGCCGACGAGATCAAGGTGGACGCGCTTGGCAACCTCATCGCGCGGAAACGCCCGTCGAAATACACCAAAGACACAAAGAAAATCATGATCGCCGCGCACATGGACGAGATCGGGCTGATGGTGAGTCACATTGATGAGAACGGCTTCGCGCGCTTTTCGAACATCGGCGGGGTGTTTGGGCGGTATGTGCTGGGAGGGCGAGTCCGCTTTTTGAATGGCACGGCAGGCGTCATCGGGTTCGATCGTTTTGACAAAATGAACGAAGTCCCCCCGCTGGATAAAATCTATATTGACGTGGGCGCGACAAGCAAAAAAGATTGTCCCGTGAAAGTCGGCGATGTCGCCGCGTTTGACCGTTCGTTTGTCGAGATGGGAGATCGTCTCGTTGCTAAATCCATGGATGATCGCGTGGGCGTGTTGGTTGCGATTGAGACGCTGCGAGCGTTAAAGTCCACGCCGCATGATGTGTATTTCGTGTTCACCACGCAAGAGGAAGTTGGCACGCGCGGGGCGGGGACATCCGCATTCGGCATTGACCCCGACCTCGGCATCGCGGTGGATGTCACTGCCGCGGCGGACACGCCCAACGCGCTCAAAATGGAAATGAAGTTGGGCAAGGGTCCATGCGTCAAATTTCAAGACGGGGGCATGATCGCTGATCCGCGCGTGGTGAAGTGGATGATCCGCACGGCGGAGAAAAGCAAGATCCCATATCAGCGCGAAGTCCTATTATTCGGTTCGACCGACGCGCGCGCCATGCAACTCACGCGCGCGGGCGTGCCTGCGGGTTGTCTCTCCATCCCTGTGCGTTATGTTCATTCGCCATCCGAAATGGTGGACTATAACGATGTGCAGAATTCCGTCAAGTTGTTGACGGCTCTTCTGCGCGCGAAAGTTGAGTTGAGTGGATAA
- a CDS encoding DUF456 domain-containing protein has protein sequence MLPPELVSFFQVAWIFIVDWLTLAVLIIGLLGLIIPIFPGITVMWLATLVYALLQSVAQRMTFWDWVLFAVITLLMIAGNIVDNIIIARKMRDKFVPWSSILLAFAASLVASLFLTPIVGLASAPLALFGLEYYRLRDKTAAIESTKAYMVGWGWSFAARFGIGVLILGLWMLWAWV, from the coding sequence ATGCTTCCTCCCGAATTAGTCTCTTTCTTTCAAGTCGCATGGATTTTTATTGTTGACTGGCTAACACTTGCCGTCTTAATAATCGGGCTGCTAGGCTTGATCATTCCGATCTTCCCGGGCATCACCGTGATGTGGCTCGCCACTCTGGTGTATGCGCTCCTACAAAGCGTGGCGCAACGCATGACGTTTTGGGATTGGGTCTTGTTCGCCGTCATCACCCTCCTGATGATCGCAGGCAACATCGTGGACAACATTATCATCGCCCGTAAAATGCGCGACAAGTTCGTGCCGTGGAGTTCGATCCTGCTGGCGTTCGCGGCAAGTCTCGTCGCAAGTTTGTTCCTCACCCCCATCGTTGGTCTGGCAAGCGCTCCGCTCGCGTTGTTCGGCTTGGAATATTACAGACTGCGCGATAAAACGGCCGCCATCGAATCGACCAAAGCGTACATGGTCGGCTGGGGCTGGTCGTTCGCCGCTCGCTTCGGAATCGGAGTTTTGATTCTTGGTTTATGGATGCTGTGGGCTTGGGTGTGA
- the serS gene encoding serine--tRNA ligase has translation MLDLNLIREKPDVIRAALKNRQMDSSSIEEILQLDEKRRALLTEVEQLKAERNTVSKEIGKMKDAAEREKKIVAMREVGDKIAALDKEVAEVEGELTRLTSALPNVPDERTPIGASEEENVVLRTVGQLPEFDFEPKAHWDLGPALGVIDFERGTKITGSRFYVLSGAGARLQRALIAFMLDLHIRQGYTEKYLPFMVKTETVFGAGQLPKFADNLYKDHEEDLYFVPTAEVPLTGMHMDEILDEAQLPLLYTGYTPCFRREKMSAGRDVRGIKRGHQFDKVEMYMYAKPEKSDALLEKMREDAEATCAALGLTYRVKQLCTGDLGFGSAITYDIEVWAAGCNEWLEVSSVSNVRDFQARRANIKYRPADGGKARLLHTLNGSGLGLPRTMIAVMENNQQADGSIRIPEVLRPWMGGVDVIE, from the coding sequence ATGTTAGACCTGAATTTGATCCGCGAAAAACCAGACGTTATCCGCGCGGCGTTGAAGAACCGCCAAATGGATTCATCGTCCATCGAGGAGATTCTTCAACTCGATGAAAAACGCCGCGCCCTGCTCACCGAAGTGGAGCAGTTAAAGGCTGAGCGCAACACCGTCTCGAAAGAGATCGGCAAAATGAAAGACGCGGCGGAACGCGAAAAGAAAATTGTTGCGATGCGCGAGGTGGGCGACAAAATCGCCGCGCTCGACAAGGAGGTGGCAGAGGTCGAAGGGGAGTTAACGCGGCTAACGAGCGCCCTGCCCAACGTCCCGGATGAACGGACGCCGATAGGCGCATCCGAAGAAGAAAACGTGGTCCTCCGCACAGTTGGTCAACTCCCCGAATTTGATTTCGAGCCGAAAGCGCACTGGGATTTGGGTCCCGCGCTCGGCGTCATTGACTTTGAACGCGGCACGAAGATCACGGGTTCGCGCTTTTATGTGTTGAGCGGCGCGGGCGCGCGATTGCAACGCGCGTTGATCGCGTTCATGTTGGATTTGCACATTCGGCAAGGCTACACCGAAAAATATTTGCCGTTCATGGTGAAAACGGAAACCGTGTTTGGCGCGGGTCAACTGCCGAAGTTCGCCGACAATTTATACAAAGACCACGAAGAGGATTTGTATTTTGTGCCGACCGCCGAAGTTCCGTTGACGGGCATGCACATGGATGAGATTCTCGATGAGGCGCAATTGCCGTTGCTGTACACGGGATACACGCCATGTTTCCGCCGCGAGAAAATGAGCGCGGGACGCGATGTGCGCGGTATCAAACGCGGACATCAATTCGATAAAGTGGAAATGTATATGTACGCCAAACCCGAAAAGTCGGATGCGTTGCTTGAAAAAATGCGTGAGGACGCCGAAGCGACTTGCGCCGCGTTGGGACTCACCTATCGCGTCAAACAACTCTGCACAGGCGATCTGGGATTCGGTTCGGCGATCACGTACGACATCGAAGTCTGGGCGGCGGGATGCAATGAGTGGCTGGAAGTGTCATCGGTCTCGAATGTGCGCGACTTTCAGGCGCGACGCGCGAATATAAAGTATCGTCCCGCCGATGGCGGCAAAGCGCGTTTGCTCCACACATTGAACGGATCGGGTCTCGGTCTGCCGCGCACGATGATCGCCGTGATGGAAAACAACCAGCAAGCCGACGGTTCGATCCGCATCCCTGAAGTTCTGCGCCCGTGGATGGGCGGCGTGGATGTGATCGAATAA
- a CDS encoding response regulator transcription factor: MNERILIIEDDQQILKLLQRGLAYEGYTVDSATDGRMGLILARDHTPDLVILDWMLPGMDGLEVCHRLRTGGSIPILMLTAKDTVQDRIQGLDAGADDYMVKPFNLDELLARVRALLRRTQPERIPVLKFADLSLDTGTRQASRGNRTISLTAKEYELLELFLRHPKQVLTREVIFDRVWGYDFGGESNVLEVYIRYLRQKLESDGEVRLIHTVRGVGYVMRENP; the protein is encoded by the coding sequence ATGAATGAACGAATTCTGATCATCGAAGACGACCAGCAGATTCTCAAATTGCTTCAACGCGGACTCGCGTATGAAGGCTACACAGTGGACTCAGCGACCGATGGGCGGATGGGGCTGATCCTTGCGCGCGACCACACGCCCGATCTTGTGATCCTCGATTGGATGTTGCCCGGCATGGATGGGCTGGAAGTGTGCCATCGTTTGCGCACGGGCGGTTCGATCCCGATTTTGATGTTGACGGCGAAAGATACCGTGCAGGATCGCATTCAAGGCTTGGACGCGGGCGCGGATGATTACATGGTCAAGCCGTTCAATTTGGATGAACTCCTTGCGCGTGTGCGGGCATTGTTGCGCCGAACGCAGCCGGAGCGAATCCCTGTGCTGAAGTTCGCCGATCTTTCGCTCGATACCGGCACGCGCCAAGCCTCGCGCGGAAATCGTACGATCTCGTTGACGGCGAAAGAATACGAACTGCTTGAATTGTTCCTGCGCCACCCGAAACAAGTGTTGACGCGCGAAGTGATCTTCGATCGCGTGTGGGGTTATGACTTCGGCGGTGAGAGCAATGTGCTGGAAGTGTACATCCGTTACCTGCGACAGAAGTTGGAGAGTGATGGGGAAGTCCGTCTCATCCATACTGTGCGCGGGGTGGGGTATGTAATGCGGGAAAATCCGTGA
- a CDS encoding HAMP domain-containing histidine kinase — translation MSLRLRLTLLYAIVTGGILLVFGATVIFVFKAVLVDQVDRTLENAVDLIVSGINVGDLDELEGKLESVELRSDVYVQMWDLGGAAQTGLRTLEGFTDQRPFYPAGLRIETPSYRYVQAGMVHLRVVSVPLELNERRIGTLQLAVSLDVVDAARIGLEKILGVIWIVAVLISANVAWLTLGETLRPLKSITLAAEQINRADDLSRRIPYDGPPDEIGGLVDSFNQTLERIEVLFTSQQRLLADVSHELRTPLTVIKGNADLMRRMKSLDEESLTSIDQEAGRLSRLVGGLLLLAQAESGKLALVEKPVELDLLVTEVFQEMSVLAGNKVRLHLNEIDQVIVKGDRDRLKQVFINLVANAIQYTPTGGEVFISLEKIKDQARIICRDTGPGIPAEDLPHIFERFYRAEKSRTRGRSTGFGLGLSIANWIVERHGGRIEVNSKDGQGTAFAIWLPVM, via the coding sequence ATGTCTCTCCGCCTTCGCCTGACCTTGTTATATGCGATCGTTACAGGCGGGATTTTGCTTGTCTTTGGCGCAACGGTGATTTTTGTTTTTAAAGCCGTTCTGGTCGACCAGGTCGATCGTACGCTGGAGAACGCGGTAGATTTAATCGTCAGCGGAATCAACGTCGGCGACCTGGACGAGCTCGAAGGCAAACTCGAATCGGTTGAACTGCGTTCGGATGTCTACGTGCAGATGTGGGACCTTGGCGGCGCCGCGCAGACCGGCTTGCGTACATTGGAAGGATTCACTGACCAACGCCCGTTTTACCCCGCCGGTTTGCGCATCGAAACCCCGAGCTATCGGTATGTGCAGGCAGGGATGGTTCACTTGCGCGTGGTTAGTGTTCCGCTCGAACTGAATGAACGCCGTATAGGCACACTTCAACTTGCCGTGAGTCTGGATGTGGTCGATGCGGCGCGTATAGGGTTGGAAAAAATCCTCGGAGTGATCTGGATCGTTGCGGTTCTGATTTCGGCAAATGTCGCCTGGTTGACGCTTGGAGAAACCCTTCGCCCTTTGAAATCTATAACGCTGGCGGCAGAACAGATCAACCGCGCCGACGATCTCTCGCGCCGCATCCCGTATGATGGTCCCCCTGATGAAATCGGGGGGCTGGTGGATTCGTTCAATCAAACGCTCGAACGTATCGAGGTGTTGTTCACCTCGCAACAACGCCTGCTGGCAGATGTGAGTCACGAACTCCGCACGCCGCTTACGGTCATCAAAGGTAACGCGGATTTGATGCGCCGCATGAAAAGCCTCGACGAAGAATCGCTGACCAGCATAGACCAGGAAGCAGGTCGCCTCTCTCGCCTTGTGGGCGGTTTGCTTTTGCTGGCACAGGCTGAGTCGGGCAAGCTCGCGCTCGTCGAAAAGCCAGTCGAACTCGATTTGCTCGTCACCGAGGTCTTTCAAGAAATGAGTGTGCTGGCTGGCAACAAAGTCCGTTTGCATCTCAATGAGATTGATCAAGTCATCGTCAAAGGCGACCGCGACCGGCTGAAACAAGTCTTCATCAACCTTGTGGCGAACGCGATTCAATACACGCCAACCGGGGGCGAGGTCTTCATCAGCCTCGAAAAAATAAAAGATCAGGCGCGCATCATCTGCCGCGACACGGGCCCGGGCATTCCAGCGGAGGACTTACCTCACATCTTCGAGCGTTTCTATCGCGCCGAAAAATCGCGCACGCGCGGCAGGAGCACCGGCTTTGGGCTTGGGCTTTCCATCGCCAATTGGATCGTCGAACGTCACGGGGGCAGGATCGAAGTCAATTCAAAAGACGGGCAAGGCACGGCATTTGCAATTTGGTTGCCGGTGATGTAG
- a CDS encoding transglycosylase SLT domain-containing protein, with product MPRARSQPYDDRQTAAADHDAGGCLSFYALPPLAVILIACLLAALASNMPIQTSASPIVQPVSIASTFSTSSSGLSPIFTREVQYWGNNIVRWANASSLDPNLVATVMQIESCGDPNALSRSGAMGLFQVMPFHFHYGENGFDTETNALRGLEYLARSLQTANGDPRLALAGYNGGIGVIHRGEWTWHAETQRYVRYGGPIYTDARSGFSSSLTLDEWYQNYGAGLCRQAAQRLGIDN from the coding sequence ATGCCCCGCGCTCGCTCACAACCATACGACGACCGGCAAACAGCCGCGGCAGATCACGATGCCGGCGGCTGTTTGTCTTTTTATGCCTTGCCGCCTCTCGCGGTGATTCTGATCGCGTGCCTGCTTGCCGCGCTCGCGTCGAACATGCCGATTCAAACCTCCGCTTCGCCCATCGTTCAGCCTGTTTCAATCGCGTCGACCTTTTCAACCTCTTCAAGCGGACTCTCCCCCATCTTCACGCGGGAAGTCCAATACTGGGGCAACAACATCGTCCGCTGGGCAAACGCTTCTTCCCTTGACCCCAATCTGGTCGCCACCGTGATGCAGATCGAATCGTGCGGCGACCCAAACGCGCTCTCGCGTTCCGGCGCGATGGGACTCTTCCAAGTGATGCCGTTCCACTTCCACTACGGCGAAAACGGATTCGACACCGAGACCAACGCCCTGCGCGGACTCGAATACCTCGCGCGTTCGCTTCAAACCGCCAACGGCGATCCGCGCCTTGCGCTGGCTGGCTACAATGGAGGCATCGGCGTGATCCATCGCGGCGAGTGGACGTGGCATGCCGAGACGCAGAGATATGTCCGCTATGGCGGACCAATTTACACCGATGCGCGAAGCGGGTTTTCATCCAGCTTAACGCTCGATGAGTGGTATCAAAATTATGGAGCGGGGTTATGCCGCCAAGCCGCGCAGAGATTAGGAATTGACAACTAG